The stretch of DNA TCGGGGGCCAGCAGTTCGGCGATGCCGCCGAGGCGCGGGCGGCCGAAGGTGTCCAGGCCCCGTTCGGAGTGCGGCGTCTCCTGGCCTTCGGGGACGAAGCCCTCGGCGACGACGACGAGCGGCGCGCGGCCGCGGTCCCGGGCGGAGAGGACCCACTCGGTGATCTGCTCCATCGAGGCCTTCTGCTCGGGGATCAGGATGGCATGGGCGCCGGAGGCCATCCCGGCGTGCAGCGCGATCCAGCCCACGTGCCGGCCCATCACCTCGGCAATCATGCAGCGGTGGTGGGACTCGCCCGTGGTGCGCAGGCGGTCGATCGCCTCGGTGGCGATCTCGACGGCGGTGTCGAAGCCGAAGGTGTAGTCGGTGGCGTCGAGATCGTTGTCGACCGTCTTGGGGACTCCCACGATCTTCAGGCCGGCGTCGGTCAGCCGCTTTGCCGCGGCCAGGGTGCCTTCGCCGCCGATCGCGATCATGGCGTCGATTCCCAGCCGCTCCATGTTGGCCTTGATGACGTCGGGGCCGCCGCCGTTTTCGAACGGGTTGGTGCGGGACGTCCCGAGGATGGTGCCGCCCTGCTTCGAGAGGCCCCGGACCATGGTGCGGGGAATGTCGATGATGTCGCCCTCGACGACGCCCCGCCAGCCGTCCCGGAAGCCGACGAATTCCTGGCCATGGACGGCGATGCCCTTGAGGACGGCGCCACGGATAACGGCGTTCAGCCCGGGGCAGTCTCCGCCGCTGGTGAGGATTCCAATTTTCATGTTCTGGCTCAAATCCTGGTTCGAAGGGGTACAGGCAGAGCGCCACGCTGAGCTCACCTAGAGTCTAGTGGGGCGTGTGGGCAAGGACACAAATGGTTAACTGCCGGTGCCCCTGCCGTCGTGGCAGGGGCACCCGTTGTCTTGGCTCAAGCCGGGACGCGTCCCGCGTCAGAGCCGTGG from Arthrobacter sp. PAMC25564 encodes:
- a CDS encoding 6-phosphofructokinase; the encoded protein is MKIGILTSGGDCPGLNAVIRGAVLKGIAVHGQEFVGFRDGWRGVVEGDIIDIPRTMVRGLSKQGGTILGTSRTNPFENGGGPDVIKANMERLGIDAMIAIGGEGTLAAAKRLTDAGLKIVGVPKTVDNDLDATDYTFGFDTAVEIATEAIDRLRTTGESHHRCMIAEVMGRHVGWIALHAGMASGAHAILIPEQKASMEQITEWVLSARDRGRAPLVVVAEGFVPEGQETPHSERGLDTFGRPRLGGIAELLAPELEARTGIETRATVLGHIQRGGVPTAFDRVLATRLGMAAIDSVVDRRWGTMVSLNGTDIVHVGFEAALGNLKAVPQHRYDEAAVLFG